AACCGGTCCTGGGAGCTGACGTCACGCAGCGGTGCCGACGCGCCCGCGGCCGGGGTGAGGGTCAGCCGGGTGCCGCCCTCGCTCACCGTCGGGGTCAGCTCGACCGCGCGATCCGCGACGCGCACGAGCATCGGCAGGGCGGCCAGGATCTGCCCGTCGGGTCCGGTGACGGTGACCACCCGGCCGTCGTGGACCAGGTCGAAGCGGCCACCGGGCAGATCGGCCACGGTCGCCCGCCGGTCCTCGCTCACCGCGACGACGTAGTCCAGTCCCGCGACGCTGCCGTGCAGATGGGGTGGGGTGTCGGCGGTGGTCGGGGCCGAATGGTCGGGGGCGGGATGGGGGTGGGCGTCGGCGGTACCCGCCGCCAGACCGATGGCCACCACGGCCAGCATCGTCGTCGCGCTCAGACGCATCGCAAGTCTTCCTGTCGTGCCGTTGTCCGGAAAGTCCGGAGATCTCCGGTCAACCTACCGGGCGCGAGCGGATGTCGGGAGCAACCGCGCGCGAGGGGTTGACGTGGTCCGCCTCATATCCGATACTGAACTAGATGGTTCAGTATGACTTCCTCGACGCCTCGTTCGGGGCGCTCGCGGATCCCACCCGGCGTGGGATCCTCGAGCGCCTCGCCCGCGGGCCCGCGACCGTCTCCGAGCTGGCCGAGCAGTTCGACATGACCCTCACGGGCATGAAGAAGCACCTGCGACTGCTGGAGGAGGCGGGCATGATCGACACGGAGAAGCGCGGCCGGGTCAGGTACTGCCGGCTCGGTGCGAACGTCTTCGACCGTGAGCTGGCGTGGCTGCAGGGCTACCGGCGGATGGTGGAAGCGCGGATGGACCGTCTCGGTGAATTCCTCGAACGAACGGAGCGGGACAGATGAGCACGACAACCAACGAAGCCACCGTCACCAAGAGCGGCGATCGGGAGATCCACGTGGAGCGGATCTTCAACGCCCCGGTCGAGCGGGTCTGGGAGGCGTACAGCCGCATCGAGCAGCTGGTCCAGTGGTGGGGCCGGGGC
This sequence is a window from Nocardia farcinica. Protein-coding genes within it:
- a CDS encoding ArsR/SmtB family transcription factor; this translates as MVQYDFLDASFGALADPTRRGILERLARGPATVSELAEQFDMTLTGMKKHLRLLEEAGMIDTEKRGRVRYCRLGANVFDRELAWLQGYRRMVEARMDRLGEFLERTERDR